A region from the Dehalococcoides mccartyi CG5 genome encodes:
- a CDS encoding ParB/RepB/Spo0J family partition protein has product MKVIEIPISKLCEAPWNPNQMDEGVKHLLKNSLSRYGLVEPLVVRPSGEDGFEVLSGNQRLKVLSEMNKESAPCVIVELGDMEAMLLTQAINGIKGQDDLALKGILLKELLSAMPESEILSLLPETSNSLQTLAAINKESLADHLKAWEQAQTAKLSHLQLQFTRPQLETVQEAVSLIMPVAKNSPKDNPNTRSTAIFLLCKFYIERRQPE; this is encoded by the coding sequence ATGAAAGTGATTGAAATACCCATCAGCAAGTTATGTGAAGCCCCATGGAATCCAAACCAGATGGACGAAGGGGTAAAACATCTGCTAAAAAACAGTCTTTCCCGTTATGGATTGGTAGAGCCGCTAGTAGTCAGGCCGAGTGGCGAGGATGGATTTGAAGTCCTGTCCGGCAACCAGCGCCTTAAAGTCTTGAGTGAAATGAATAAAGAGAGCGCTCCCTGTGTGATTGTTGAACTGGGTGATATGGAAGCCATGCTTCTCACTCAAGCCATAAATGGAATCAAAGGGCAGGACGATCTGGCGTTGAAAGGGATACTCCTTAAAGAGTTGCTCTCAGCTATGCCTGAAAGTGAAATTTTATCTCTGCTGCCTGAAACCTCAAACAGCCTTCAAACGCTTGCTGCTATAAACAAGGAGAGTTTGGCTGATCACTTAAAAGCTTGGGAACAGGCTCAAACAGCTAAACTCAGCCACTTGCAGCTTCAGTTTACCAGACCCCAACTTGAGACAGTTCAGGAAGCAGTCAGTTTAATTATGCCAGTGGCTAAAAACTCACCTAAAGATAATCCCAATACCCGAAGCACTGCTATATTTCTGCTTTGTAAATTCTATATAGAGAGGAGGCAGCCAGAATGA
- a CDS encoding recombinase family protein, with the protein MKVAIYQRRLKSDQGQIPSFQDLRDFALGQGWEIYNQYQDNVSIAGNSRRNAWQELLADAALSKFDLVLIPQIDEVFSSVMDMAKTLGKLKVLRIGLRSYSEPWFDTTSISGEALYQLSLSYAALEKNRQHRKLKSGLAHARKMGCQIGRPRVTQRQGFNQAYGDILERLRAGQISRRQAAKALGIGYATLKRLLDSNYQGFRDF; encoded by the coding sequence ATGAAAGTGGCCATCTACCAGAGGAGGCTAAAGTCAGACCAAGGGCAGATTCCTTCTTTTCAAGACTTGCGGGATTTTGCTCTTGGTCAGGGCTGGGAGATTTACAACCAGTATCAGGATAATGTTTCAATTGCTGGTAACTCCCGCCGGAACGCTTGGCAAGAACTATTGGCAGATGCCGCACTTAGCAAGTTTGATTTGGTACTTATTCCACAAATTGATGAAGTCTTCTCTTCGGTTATGGATATGGCTAAAACTCTGGGAAAATTGAAGGTCTTAAGAATTGGACTCCGGTCTTATTCTGAACCATGGTTTGATACAACCTCTATTTCGGGTGAAGCCCTCTACCAGCTCAGCCTGTCCTATGCAGCACTTGAAAAGAACCGCCAGCATCGAAAGCTTAAGTCTGGTTTGGCCCATGCCCGTAAAATGGGCTGCCAGATAGGGCGGCCAAGGGTAACCCAAAGGCAGGGCTTCAATCAGGCTTATGGAGACATTTTAGAGCGTCTCAGAGCTGGCCAGATCTCAAGACGGCAGGCTGCCAAGGCTCTTGGAATTGGTTATGCCACCTTAAAGAGACTCCTTGATTCTAATTATCAGGGTTTCAGGGATTTTTGA
- the smpB gene encoding SsrA-binding protein SmpB, whose amino-acid sequence MHYARIVSNLRLGYDIIHMAEYVTLTTNRKAFHNYFLEEKYEAGIMLLGTEIKSLRSGRVNMGDAYVKPQRGELWLVNAHISAYECSGHTSHEPMRERKLLMHRKEIALLMSKVKEKGLTLIPVRIYLKNDIAKVELSLGRGKKLYDKRDTVTKRDTERELEREVKYRNFRR is encoded by the coding sequence ATGCATTATGCCCGGATTGTAAGCAATCTGCGTCTAGGGTATGATATAATACATATGGCAGAATACGTAACCCTGACAACTAACCGCAAGGCATTTCACAACTATTTCCTGGAAGAAAAATACGAAGCCGGGATAATGCTGCTGGGCACGGAGATAAAATCCCTCCGAAGCGGCAGAGTAAATATGGGAGATGCCTATGTAAAGCCCCAGAGGGGCGAACTCTGGCTGGTAAATGCCCATATTTCAGCCTACGAGTGCAGCGGACATACCAGCCATGAACCAATGCGGGAACGCAAACTGCTGATGCACCGCAAGGAAATAGCCCTGCTCATGTCAAAGGTCAAAGAAAAAGGGCTGACACTGATACCGGTTCGTATTTACCTAAAAAACGATATCGCCAAGGTAGAGCTGTCACTGGGGCGGGGTAAGAAGCTCTATGACAAAAGGGATACCGTAACCAAGCGGGACACCGAACGCGAACTTGAGCGGGAGGTCAAATACCGCAATTTCCGCCGCTAG
- a CDS encoding MarR family winged helix-turn-helix transcriptional regulator — MKDYDIFDSDSYNLLTALVRTERIANRYAEKSTIRSPQIPHDQQYICDILGIFKTSTRSDFVRFLIREPSSVAQILGRMEEKGYIRKETLPGTRKLVFSLIEPEKLFNIGETDRVCNNIFSGLTQSEQDQLKNLLDKLFISVKDRLETEHYSSPFS, encoded by the coding sequence GTGAAAGATTATGATATTTTTGATAGTGATTCATACAACCTTCTGACAGCACTGGTCAGAACAGAACGTATAGCTAACAGATATGCCGAAAAAAGTACGATTCGATCTCCCCAAATACCGCATGACCAACAATATATATGCGATATTCTGGGTATTTTTAAAACAAGTACCCGATCAGATTTTGTACGATTTTTAATCCGTGAACCAAGCTCTGTGGCTCAAATATTGGGACGCATGGAGGAAAAGGGATATATCCGCAAGGAAACACTCCCGGGTACACGAAAACTGGTTTTCTCTCTTATCGAACCTGAAAAACTGTTTAATATTGGTGAAACTGACCGAGTATGCAACAATATTTTTTCAGGCCTTACTCAAAGTGAACAGGACCAATTGAAGAACTTACTGGATAAATTATTTATTTCTGTCAAAGATAGACTTGAAACCGAACATTATTCCTCACCCTTCTCTTAA
- a CDS encoding FeoA family protein codes for MAQEIVSLTNLKNGIRARVCSIEGGTAVNNRLAALGLRPGKELTKISAMSFKGPVTVKVDGTQLAMGHGMASKVMVEVTGI; via the coding sequence ATGGCTCAAGAAATAGTTTCTTTAACAAACCTGAAAAATGGCATCCGTGCCCGGGTGTGCAGCATAGAGGGCGGCACAGCGGTTAATAACCGTCTGGCAGCTTTGGGGCTTAGGCCGGGCAAGGAATTGACCAAAATCAGCGCTATGTCATTTAAAGGACCGGTTACCGTAAAGGTTGACGGCACCCAGCTGGCCATGGGGCATGGCATGGCTTCCAAAGTAATGGTGGAAGTTACCGGTATATGA
- a CDS encoding ferrous iron transporter B — protein sequence MKKVLLFGNPNVGKSVVFTRLTGVQTMSANYPGTTVTFSRGQMKLGDEIAEVIDVPGSYTLEPTCEAETVARRMLDEVAADKEGEVIILNVIDATNLERNLYLTQQLLERGLPTVIAMNMWDETRHKGIKIELDRLSEILDVPIAPTSATSGEGIKQLVVQLLSPQIPSLAVQGQDERWQRIGGIIHQVQQITHRHHTLGERLADASVSPVLGVFMAVLIMAAVFLVVRFVGEGLISYVFDPIFDNLWAPVVHSLSDALGGSGFLHGLLVGNVSGGEINFKESLGLLTSGLYVPFAMVLPYIVAFYLVLGILEDTGYLPRLAVLLDNVMHHLGLHGFAFIPTLLGLGCNVPAIMATRSLESRRERFIAATLVSVAVPCVSLQAMIIGMLGGFGIGYVFLVFGTLFAVWLGLGMILNKITPGFSPELLLEVPPYRLPPVNLVFKKLAFRIKSFLKEALPIILGVVAVINILNFTKVFDVIAKVAEPVVTGILGLPAEAAVPLVVGFLRKDAAMALMGPLDMGPEQLVVASLVLAMLFPCIASLVILFRELGKRDALKSVLVMLIAAFGVGGLMNLIL from the coding sequence ATGAAAAAGGTCTTGCTTTTTGGCAACCCGAATGTGGGTAAAAGTGTGGTCTTTACCCGCCTGACCGGTGTCCAAACCATGTCTGCCAATTATCCCGGTACGACTGTAACTTTCAGTCGCGGCCAGATGAAGCTGGGTGATGAAATTGCCGAGGTTATAGATGTGCCCGGTTCTTATACCCTTGAGCCTACCTGCGAAGCGGAAACCGTGGCCAGACGGATGCTGGACGAAGTGGCGGCTGACAAAGAGGGTGAAGTAATTATCCTGAATGTGATAGATGCCACTAATCTGGAAAGAAACCTGTATCTTACCCAGCAGCTTCTGGAAAGGGGTTTGCCTACTGTTATCGCTATGAATATGTGGGATGAGACCCGCCACAAGGGCATAAAAATAGAGCTGGATAGGCTTTCGGAAATACTGGACGTGCCCATAGCTCCAACCTCGGCTACCAGCGGCGAGGGTATAAAACAGTTGGTGGTACAGTTGCTTTCACCCCAAATTCCTTCTCTGGCCGTACAGGGGCAGGATGAACGCTGGCAACGTATCGGCGGTATTATTCACCAAGTACAGCAAATAACCCACAGACACCACACCCTTGGGGAAAGGCTGGCGGATGCCAGTGTGAGCCCTGTTTTGGGTGTGTTTATGGCTGTGCTGATTATGGCGGCAGTTTTTCTGGTGGTCCGTTTTGTGGGCGAGGGGCTGATAAGTTATGTATTTGACCCCATTTTCGATAACCTGTGGGCACCGGTAGTGCATTCTCTTTCCGATGCTTTAGGCGGCAGTGGTTTTCTGCACGGACTGCTGGTGGGTAATGTGTCCGGCGGGGAAATAAACTTCAAAGAGTCTCTGGGACTCCTTACCAGCGGTTTGTATGTGCCGTTTGCCATGGTTTTGCCGTACATAGTAGCCTTTTATTTGGTTTTGGGCATACTGGAAGATACCGGCTATCTGCCCCGTCTGGCGGTGCTGCTGGACAATGTAATGCACCATTTGGGCCTTCATGGATTTGCCTTTATACCCACTTTGCTGGGTTTGGGCTGTAACGTGCCGGCTATTATGGCTACCCGCAGCCTGGAAAGCCGTCGTGAGCGTTTTATTGCGGCTACTCTGGTCTCGGTGGCGGTGCCCTGCGTTTCTCTGCAGGCCATGATAATTGGCATGCTGGGGGGATTCGGGATAGGGTATGTTTTTCTGGTTTTCGGTACCCTGTTTGCAGTCTGGCTGGGGCTGGGTATGATTCTGAACAAGATTACCCCCGGTTTCAGTCCCGAACTCCTTTTGGAAGTGCCTCCCTATCGCCTGCCCCCTGTCAATCTGGTATTTAAAAAGCTGGCCTTCAGGATTAAAAGTTTTCTGAAAGAGGCTTTGCCTATCATACTGGGGGTAGTGGCAGTTATAAATATACTAAATTTCACTAAAGTATTTGATGTTATCGCCAAGGTGGCTGAGCCGGTGGTGACCGGCATTCTGGGTTTGCCGGCTGAAGCGGCTGTGCCTCTGGTGGTGGGTTTTTTGCGTAAGGATGCGGCTATGGCGCTGATGGGTCCTCTGGATATGGGGCCTGAACAACTGGTGGTTGCCAGTTTGGTGCTGGCCATGCTGTTTCCCTGCATTGCTTCGCTGGTAATACTTTTCCGCGAACTGGGAAAGAGAGATGCTTTAAAATCAGTACTGGTCATGCTGATTGCGGCTTTCGGGGTGGGCGGGTTGATGAATCTTATTCTCTGA
- a CDS encoding Fur family transcriptional regulator, whose protein sequence is MTSSLPGNIQIGTRASRQRQAVLEVLSRAKGHMPAVDIYQKVQKKFPRVSLGTIYRNLKTLKEAGLIEEIHLDEHTHYYEIKTGGEHYHLLCLGCGKVVEFKYPLEYILSNVPEASGFRVLNTDLRFSGYCASCSKNEDSR, encoded by the coding sequence ATGACTAGTTCTCTACCCGGAAATATCCAAATTGGCACACGTGCCAGCCGCCAGCGTCAGGCTGTGCTGGAGGTTTTATCCAGAGCCAAGGGGCATATGCCCGCGGTGGATATTTATCAGAAAGTACAGAAGAAATTCCCCCGGGTTAGCCTGGGGACTATCTACCGCAACTTAAAAACCCTTAAGGAAGCCGGGCTTATAGAGGAAATCCATCTGGATGAGCATACCCACTACTACGAAATAAAGACCGGTGGTGAGCATTATCATTTACTTTGTTTGGGTTGCGGCAAGGTGGTGGAGTTCAAGTATCCGCTGGAATATATATTGAGCAATGTGCCTGAAGCCAGCGGTTTTCGGGTTTTGAATACAGACCTGCGTTTCAGCGGTTATTGTGCCAGCTGCTCTAAAAATGAAGATTCCCGGTAA
- a CDS encoding DUF3631 domain-containing protein, whose amino-acid sequence MKTGSIQNNLNELLGRLPDAKKVGDNRWVASCPVDGHSTPQNHLSITDAGDKILLACFSNRNHSYSQICQALGLRPESQPINPKRRIDALYDYRDKDGKLLYQVVRYKPKSFTQRRPDGKGDWIYNLKGITPVLYRLPELSATPKGQVVFIAEGEKGVNSLVEQGLTATCSPMGAGKWREEYNSAFINRDVIILPDNDEPGKHHAEQVLTCLSKIAKTVKIIQLTGLKEKEDIHDWFNQGHSSQDLLKLIETEPSLSRSEAINLPALLDDIASFIRSYVVLSEHQLQAIILWVIHTHIIESAVTTPYLNIYSAEKRSGKTRLLEVLEVLVARPWFTGRVTSAVLARKVDAECPTLLLDESDAAFKGEKEYSETLRGILNTGYRRGGKSSVCVGKGADISYKDLSTFCPKAIAGIGKLPGTLADRSIPIQLKRRNANETVAKFHPRKIPTEIQSLKERLVQCTSLDLSEIELIIPSELDDRAADCWEHLLIIAETAGNSWPEKARIAAIALMTGEVRQDDSLGIQLLTDIREITKDKSEHISSADLIEALLKVDESPWSDLNGRSLNARRLAALLKTYGIHSQTIRQGSRTFKGYQVADFQDAFNRYLSKNGLQSVTSVTDSFEPIVKYEPNSSVTNGPKEQNVTDNPQSYANRNVTDVTDKTLFIREKDKNELDDESESDSSCEVLDSWRKTAIPAWRRVLKESISQGDIKREEYARKMLQEVLKDPAYREVQS is encoded by the coding sequence ATGAAAACAGGGTCAATACAGAATAACTTAAATGAACTCTTAGGCCGATTACCAGATGCTAAAAAAGTGGGGGATAACCGCTGGGTTGCATCATGTCCAGTGGATGGTCATTCTACTCCTCAAAATCACCTGTCTATTACAGATGCTGGAGATAAAATCCTATTAGCATGCTTTTCGAATCGAAATCATAGTTATAGTCAGATCTGTCAGGCACTTGGCCTTAGACCTGAATCCCAACCAATCAATCCTAAACGTCGTATAGATGCTCTATACGATTACAGAGATAAGGACGGCAAACTCCTCTATCAGGTAGTTCGTTATAAGCCCAAGTCTTTCACTCAAAGAAGACCGGATGGTAAGGGTGACTGGATTTATAACCTCAAAGGCATTACCCCGGTTCTCTATCGATTGCCCGAACTCTCAGCTACCCCTAAGGGCCAAGTTGTTTTTATAGCTGAAGGAGAAAAGGGAGTTAATTCTCTGGTTGAGCAGGGTTTAACTGCCACCTGTTCTCCTATGGGGGCAGGAAAGTGGAGAGAGGAATATAACTCAGCCTTTATTAACAGGGATGTGATCATCCTGCCGGATAATGATGAACCAGGCAAGCACCATGCCGAGCAGGTACTCACTTGCCTATCCAAGATTGCCAAGACAGTCAAAATAATCCAGCTGACGGGTTTGAAAGAAAAAGAAGACATTCATGACTGGTTTAATCAAGGACATAGTAGTCAAGACCTCCTAAAATTGATTGAAACAGAACCTTCCCTATCCCGATCTGAGGCAATAAACCTTCCAGCTTTGCTTGATGACATCGCTAGCTTTATCCGGAGTTATGTAGTCTTATCAGAGCACCAGTTGCAGGCAATAATCTTATGGGTTATTCATACCCATATCATAGAAAGTGCAGTCACTACCCCCTACTTGAATATCTATTCAGCCGAGAAAAGAAGTGGCAAGACTAGGCTTCTTGAGGTATTGGAAGTACTGGTTGCCCGTCCCTGGTTTACCGGACGGGTAACCTCAGCCGTACTTGCCCGCAAGGTAGATGCTGAATGCCCTACTCTGCTTTTGGACGAATCCGATGCTGCCTTCAAAGGTGAAAAGGAATACTCCGAAACCTTGCGGGGGATACTCAATACCGGATACCGAAGGGGCGGCAAATCCTCAGTCTGTGTGGGCAAAGGGGCGGATATTTCCTATAAGGACCTATCTACTTTCTGCCCCAAAGCAATTGCCGGCATTGGTAAGCTACCGGGCACTCTTGCTGACCGGAGCATCCCTATCCAGCTTAAACGCCGGAATGCTAATGAGACAGTTGCAAAATTCCATCCCCGAAAAATCCCAACTGAAATTCAGAGCTTGAAAGAGAGATTAGTTCAGTGTACCTCACTTGATTTAAGTGAAATTGAACTTATCATACCCTCTGAACTTGATGACCGGGCGGCTGACTGCTGGGAACATCTCCTAATCATTGCAGAAACAGCAGGCAATTCATGGCCTGAAAAAGCCCGCATTGCGGCCATTGCTTTAATGACTGGAGAAGTTAGGCAAGACGATTCACTTGGGATCCAACTTCTAACTGATATACGGGAAATAACTAAAGATAAAAGTGAGCATATATCTTCTGCTGACTTAATCGAGGCTCTCCTCAAGGTAGATGAATCTCCATGGTCAGACCTGAATGGCAGATCTCTTAATGCCAGAAGACTGGCTGCTCTACTTAAAACTTATGGTATCCACAGCCAAACAATCAGACAAGGCAGCCGAACTTTCAAAGGTTACCAAGTCGCTGATTTTCAAGATGCTTTTAACCGCTATCTTTCTAAAAATGGACTTCAATCCGTAACATCCGTAACAGATAGCTTTGAGCCAATCGTAAAATATGAGCCAAATTCATCCGTAACAAATGGTCCGAAAGAGCAAAATGTTACGGATAATCCCCAAAGCTACGCCAATCGTAATGTTACGGATGTTACGGATAAGACCCTGTTTATCAGAGAAAAAGACAAAAATGAGCTGGATGATGAGTCCGAATCGGATTCTTCCTGTGAAGTTTTAGATTCATGGAGAAAGACAGCTATTCCGGCTTGGAGACGGGTTTTAAAAGAAAGCATCAGTCAGGGGGATATAAAACGCGAGGAATATGCAAGAAAGATGCTTCAGGAAGTCTTAAAAGACCCCGCCTACCGGGAGGTCCAGTCATGA
- a CDS encoding DUF4338 domain-containing protein, with amino-acid sequence MVNPLPFVAAKAILEKYHYLHSMPGGTKLAFGVFLGDRLYGAITFGSGPANVYRMVEGANPSDCLTLSRLWLSDELPSNSESRVLGIALRALKRFTQIRFLVSYADPAQGHIGTIYQATGWVYTGLSEAMPMFDIGDGKPRHSRSLSHTYGSHSVKHFESCGVKVRVVPQSRKHRYFYFLDTDFQGKLKVLPQAYPKKEAI; translated from the coding sequence ATGGTTAATCCCCTACCCTTTGTGGCAGCCAAGGCAATACTTGAGAAATATCACTATCTTCACTCCATGCCCGGTGGAACCAAGCTTGCCTTTGGAGTCTTTCTAGGTGATAGGCTCTATGGTGCGATTACTTTTGGTTCAGGACCAGCCAACGTCTACCGGATGGTAGAGGGGGCAAACCCCTCAGACTGTCTGACACTCTCAAGGCTTTGGCTTTCAGATGAACTCCCCTCCAATTCAGAATCCCGTGTCTTAGGGATAGCTCTCCGGGCTTTGAAACGCTTTACCCAAATCAGGTTTTTAGTCAGCTATGCCGACCCTGCTCAAGGTCATATTGGCACAATCTATCAGGCAACCGGCTGGGTCTATACCGGACTATCTGAAGCCATGCCCATGTTTGATATCGGGGACGGCAAACCTAGACACTCACGGAGTTTAAGCCACACCTACGGTAGCCATTCAGTCAAACACTTTGAATCCTGTGGGGTAAAGGTAAGGGTAGTACCCCAGAGCCGGAAACACCGCTATTTCTACTTTCTGGATACTGATTTTCAAGGCAAACTCAAGGTACTCCCTCAAGCCTACCCTAAGAAAGAGGCAATATGA
- a CDS encoding nucleotidyltransferase domain-containing protein, translating to MSTLRNKDIIGTTLFGKARRGILSLLYGHADEEYYLRQISRTTGIGVGPVQRELKQLTDSGIIRRRVHNQQVYYQANPMNPVFKELKSLITKTFGITDILHSALLPSASLIKVAFIFGSIASGNEDKTSDIDIMVIGDISFEDTVALLSDAEKQLNREINSVVYQTSEFRQKIGKDNYFINNVLEGEKIFIIGDVHGLEELTK from the coding sequence ATGAGTACACTAAGAAATAAAGATATCATAGGCACTACCCTTTTCGGCAAAGCAAGGCGAGGCATTTTATCACTGCTCTACGGACATGCAGATGAAGAGTATTATCTGCGGCAGATTTCCCGCACTACAGGTATTGGGGTCGGACCGGTTCAGAGGGAACTGAAACAACTTACTGATTCTGGCATTATTCGGCGCAGAGTACATAATCAACAGGTATACTATCAGGCTAATCCGATGAACCCGGTATTTAAAGAGTTGAAAAGTCTTATAACCAAGACTTTTGGTATAACAGATATCTTGCACAGTGCGTTATTGCCATCTGCTAGCCTAATTAAGGTTGCGTTTATATTTGGCTCTATTGCCAGTGGCAATGAGGATAAAACCAGTGATATAGACATTATGGTAATTGGTGATATATCATTCGAAGATACGGTTGCCTTACTTTCAGATGCGGAAAAACAGCTCAACCGGGAAATTAACTCAGTAGTATATCAAACCTCTGAATTTCGGCAAAAAATCGGAAAGGATAATTATTTCATCAATAATGTATTAGAGGGTGAAAAAATTTTTATTATAGGCGACGTACATGGACTTGAAGAACTTACTAAATGA